A genomic stretch from Acropora palmata chromosome 13, jaAcrPala1.3, whole genome shotgun sequence includes:
- the LOC141863054 gene encoding uncharacterized protein LOC141863054 yields the protein MADVKKRNSINEDDEEKRPSTTELVETLAQLQLTNKNEGKVLYLQGVKNNWCWRSMCFANQNFRAYYTLQLFNTRLNLTKKAMDKIVDEGCVPRRFFKKVTTVASLGCGPGSDICGLKSFLTETFPYSSRCKQPPSCTGYDSELGWMRYLLQLGLQFESREINESFFNNMEKVDVILMSYSCYEISREFLRDKDGKCSLWKTISQKAKFVLNIDNAASKARDALPSEKEGFQHFTLNDDLGNKAIVHFKFAVDN from the coding sequence ATGGCTGATGTTAAGAAGAGAAACTCGATTAATGAAGACGATGAGGAAAAACGCCCCAGCACAACTGAACTTGTAGAAACTTTGGCACAGCTGCAACTAACAAACAAGAATGAAGGCAAAGTTTTATACCTTCAAGGCGTCAAGAATAACTGGTGCTGGAGATCCATGTGTTTCGCTAATCAGAATTTTAGAGCTTATTACACACTGCAGCTCTTTAACACTCGCCTGAATTTGACCAAAAAGGCGATGGACAAAATTGTGGACGAAGGGTGTGTGCCTCGGCGGTTCTTCAAGAAAGTTACAACCGTAGCGAGCCTTGGCTGTGGACCGGGTTCAGATATTTGCGgcttaaaatcatttttaaccGAAACGTTTCCGTACAGTTCAAGATGCAAACAGCCGCCATCTTGTACAGGATATGACTCCGAATTGGGCTGGATGAGGTACTTGCTTCAATTAGGTTTGCAATTCGAAAGCCGAGAAATTAATGAGTCCTTCTttaacaacatggaaaaaGTCGATGTTATATTAATGTCATACTCATGTTATGAGATTAGTCGGGAATTTTTGCGCGACAAAGACGGAAAGTGTTCCCTTTGGAAAACGATTTCGCAGAAAGcgaaatttgttttgaatattgACAATGCGGCAAGTAAAGCTAGGGATGCTTTACCTTCAGAAAAAGAGGGATTTCAACATTTCACTTTGAATGATGACCTTGGTAACAAAGCAATTGTTCATTTCAAGTTTGCTGTCGACAATTAA
- the LOC141863055 gene encoding small ribosomal subunit protein uS12m-like — MAVALAHRFVFGNRRFLPSLLPSDYYSHGFIMSTLRRYSCLTGTCYSSTRNLLQFSNDKGTSLPRYMYVSQKKRSVHRHYNNYLWYPSIWYRQLCFTIQQSSTFTALQNKLSPNLELHCTLGARFLPTLNQYRRGKAKTKAEIPEKYIPKNKRILLGPQRKGVCVKVFTRKPKKPNSGNRKCALLKLSNGKTITAYIPGEKAVLQEHGVVLFEGGRVQDCPGIKYKIIRGKYDMN; from the exons ATGGCGGTTGCTTTAGCCCATAGATTCGTCTTTGGGAACCGCAGATTTCTGCCCTCTCTTCTTCCCAGC GATTATTACTCCCACGGTTTTATAATGTCTACTTTGAGGCGTTACTCATGTTTGACAG GTACCTGTTACTCATCAACAAGAAATCTGCTTCAATTCTCCAATGATAAAGGGACTTCACTGCCAAGATACATGTATGTTTCGCAGAAAAAACGATCAGTCCACAGgcactataataattatttatggtATCCTTCAATATGGTACAGGCAGCTGTGTTTTACGATTCAGCAATCTTCTACTTTTACAGCTCTGCAAAATAAGCTTTCTCCTAATTTGGAACTGCATTGTACCCTTGGTGCAAGATTCCTTCCTACATTAAACCAGTATCGACGTGGGAAAGCAAAGACTAAGGCAGAAATTCCAGAAAAATATATCCCAAAAAATAAGAGAATTCTCCTGGGCCCCCAACGGAAAGGAGTTTGTGTCAAGGTCTTCACACGTAAACCAAAGAAACCCAATTCTGGGAACCGTAAGTGTGCACTGCTTAAACTCAGCAATGGAAAAACTATAACTGCATACATTCCTGGTGAGAAAGCTGTGTTACAAGAGCATGGTGTGGTTTTGTTTGAAGGAGGGAGAGTTCAAGACTGCCCAGGGATAAAATATAAGATTATTAGAGGCAAATATGACATGAATTAA